The following DNA comes from Rhodohalobacter mucosus.
CAGCTTTCTTAAAGGAACCCAGTGCTATCATAGGTTTTGAATCATTAAAAGCCATTAAACCTTTCTGATAGTGCAGTATTGCGCTTTCAGGATGTGTCAATAGAGCATATTCAATGATCTGAATATTCTCAATAAAATTAAAATGCCCTGACATGGATGTAAAGACGTCATTCAAGCTATTTTCGAGAATCTCTAGTACGGGATCTTTCTGAAATATCTCTGGCAGAACCGGCCCGATATTATTGACACGCTGAGAAACTTTATCGGTGTTTTCTTCAAAAAGATCGCCATACAGTGTGATCATATCTCTAAGAATGACCCTGTATGTTTCCAACAATTCCTGTCTTGACAGATCCTTATCTGAAATTTTGTTCATGTAGAAAGTTGCATAACTATCATACCTGGATTGGAATAGTTCATTTAAATATGGACGAGCTTGTGAATGAACACCCTGGCTGACAAGCAAGTCAGCAATCTGCACTTTAAGCTCCTCTTTTGGGCCTAATGAATCGGCTTTTATCAATAGGTCAACAGCGTCAGAGGATTGATCCAATATTCTATGCAGTTGTGCTGTATCGATTAGCAGATCCTGGCTTTCACCAAATTCTGCAATAACAAATCTATACTTTTGTAATGCAGCATCAAAATCTTCTTCAAAAACCCACGATCTTGCAATCATTACATGATATTTTTCACTTTGGTCGTGAACCGCCAATGAGTCGTATATGGCTCTTGCCTCTTCAAATTCCTCGATCAGAATGTGTGTCTCCGCCAACTCTTCAGCTACCAACCGGTCATCCGGAAAAGCTCTTCTTTGCATTTTGAGCACATTCCTTTTTCCACCGTAATCATATCTTTGTTCATTCATTCTGATCAAAAGATCATATAGTTTTTTCTCACCTGGATTTTCCGAAATCAGTGTTTCGAACAATAGGTTAGCTTTTTGCGCCTGATTATTAGACATGAGCAATTGGCCATAAATAATCGCATAGTCCAAATTCTCAGGATAGTCTCTATATAGCTCCGAATAAACGTCAAGCAGTTTTTCTGAATCATTTAATTCGTTGTAGATTTGCCCCCTTAATACACTTAGCTGCTCTGCACCCGGGAACCTTTCATTCGCTTGCATGAGCACCTCAAGTGATTCCTCAAGTCTTCCATTCTCAAACAGGATGTACGCAAGGTTGTTGTGGATTGAGATATTGTCCGGACTATATTCTCTTGCTTTATAGTACAGATTTAAAGCCTCTTGAGAGCGCCCATCCTGATACGCTTCATTTGCCATTCCCTGATACACATTTCCTATTGTTGTCCTGACCTGATTTTGCGTAATTCCATGCTCTGTCTCTAAATCCTGATTATTTTCAAGCATGTCCAGAATAGTTAAATACTCATTTATCGCCCTATCATCCCCTGACCGATAAAACCCTTCCGCAATAACCAATTTAAGCCGAATATTCCCGGGAAAATTTACTAATCCTTTCTCTGCAGCATTAATTGCAGCTGTGTGATCTTCGATGGCGAGGTATGCAGATGCCAAATAGACATGGGGTTCTATCCGCATGGGATATTTTGAAACGGCATTCTCAAGTTGTTGAACTGCCTGGTAATACTGTCCTTCTTCAAATGAAAGGATTCCTGCCGACACCTCATAGGGTAGAATATTTTGAGCGGCTGCACCTGAATAATTAGAAAGCATCAAAAAGGTCGCTAAGCAGAAGATATATTTAAGAGACCTATATAATGAGCACGTATTTGAATGCATAATTAATTTAGAAAATTTAAAATCGATCAGAAATGCAACATATAATGACCAATTTAAAATGCCCTTGAAGCGATTTCAATAGCTTGTGTGGCTTTAGCAGTTCTAGCCTCCCTGCCACTTGAATCAACGGGAAATACTTTATACCAAAAACCTGCATTTCCTTCTTCATCTATAAATTCTCTTGAATCAGCTGCTACTTCGCCTACATATTCAAAAATGCCTGTGGCTACTTCCGCCTTGTAAATTTTATAGCCTGCAACCTGGCCACTATCGCTATCTTCCCAGACTACTTTTACACTATTGTTCATGTAGGCTACCTGAACATTGCGAACGGGAGCCGGAGGATGTTTTAACTGTGTAGTAATGGAATCTGATCTGAATTCACTTTGATTTCCCAACGAATCCACGGCTGAAATACGATATTCATATGATTCTCCAATTCTTACCATCTCATCTCTGAAATAACGCGTACCGGTTGAAAATGCAGATAACAGGGTATCTCTCCCCGATTCTATATGGTTCCTGTAAAGAACATACTCTGTTACGTCCGTGTCTTCAGAAGCATTCCATGTAATTCCCACTCTTTGTCCATCCTCCATTGCCAGTCTAAACAATGTGGGCGGTTCGGGTGGAGTAATATCCGGTATGGTTATTTCAGTGTACACCGTATCACTGTAACTCCCATTATTACTGGCAACGGATATCCCATATTCGTACGTAGCACCTTCTGTAAAAAACTGACCACCTATACCCCTGTCAACAAACGTCGTATCGGTTAGAGGTCCGCTATTTACCTGTGTAAAACTGATCCCCGATTGCGGCTGAATCTGTCTTCGAAGCAACAAATAATTTCGCAAGCCGGCAGGCACTTCTGTAGTGTTCCAATTTAATGAAACAGCGCCATCCTGCATGATCCGGGACTCAAAAACTGATACAGGATCAGGTATCCTGTAATCTATAATCAGAACATGTGCAGGGTTACTTCTTTCGCTTTCATTACCAAGCGAATCAACTGCTGTAATACTGTATCTGTATTGCGTACCAGGCTCAACGGTGGAATCAACAAAAACGGTCTGCAGAGGCTCCATCAATGTCTCATTAATCTGCGCATAAACCTCTTCATCATTTCTGGCCCGGTAGATATTGTACCCTTCGAGGCGTAAGCTGGGGCTTACCGGCCAGGTAACGAATGCCAGATGATCATCTGTAGATTCTGCTCGGACGTTGGCAATTCTATCCGGTGCAATATTATTTGTTATGGCAACTGTAATTCTTTCACTTGGTTCTGAAAGCTGTCCCGTAAAATCAATGGCGTGAATTGAAAATGTATATTCTATATCTGTCTCAGGAACATCAAAACTGTATAGATAATCTGTTTGCTGATCGGTTCGGGCGATAAATGATGTATGAGCTTTTACGGGGCCATTTTCTTCCGTTTCATAAAAAATCTGAAAACGGATCACATTTCTTGAATCCTGATTGGTCGCGGGTACATAACTCCACCTTGCTGTCACCCTGCTTCCTTCATGTTCGATTTCCGGATTTTCCGGAGCAGGAGGATAGAGAGGGTTTAACGCAGCTCTCCCCTCAATGACCTGACCAATTGGCCTTTCCAGATCATCCACAATCTCAAACCGATACGAAGCAGTCTGCCCTAATGGAGCTTCTTCATCGATATATAATCTTCCCACTGCCTGAGCTACTTCCGGCATTGTAAAACTTGCAAGCAGCCCTGTCTGTGAATTACTTCTTAATCTCAAAAATGCAGATTGCGGACTATCGGTATTCAGAAGATCAGAAAGCAATGAATATGTTTCCCCCAGCTGTCGCTCAAACTCATAACCGTTTATTACCGGATAGATAGGTTCGTCAGTAAGCAATACCCATTCAGCGTCTTCAATTTTCCTGTATACATTGAACCCATGTGACAGGGGTATCTCTTCCCCATGATAGATGAATGCCCGGCCATCTGCCCTGACAACAGCATGGATATCACCATCCGGAGTAAATTGAGCCTGTACCGCATCAACAAATGCCAGCAATATTATCGATGAAAACAGTGTAAATATTCTTAACAGATTTAACTCCGGCATATTCGATCTCATCATGATATAAAGTTAAAATTTTGGGAATGAATATTGCGGATTATTGTATTTAAACACGTAATAAATATCGCTAAAAGAGACTTGTTTTGAGATGGTTCGTTGCAATCCAGCCCCGTTGGTGAGCCTCACTTTCACCGTAATATTGGTTGGTGTCTCTATTTCACCGTTTGAAAATGACACATCTCGGGACAGTGAAAAGGATCCGTGTTTGATTCCTGTATGTGTATGCATATCAGTCCATGACTGGAGCGTCATCCAGTAATACGGGTACTGAATGGAATATTCAACTTTTTCAATTCCGGATTGCGGATCATCAATTCCGCTTACGTTGATGTTCAATTCATCATCTGTACCATTATACCTAACGCTAAGGGTCGGCGCTAAGGGGGGCGTTTCATCAAGATTAATTGGACCGGTTGATCGAACTCCGGACTTCATTCCCTGGCCGTTTACACTTCTATAGCTGATATAAAATGTAGGACCGACAGGCAATTTGTTGAAAGGTATTTCAAAATGGCGATCCGGAGTATTCTTATATCCCAGTATTGGGCTGTATAGTGCATTACTCTTGAACAAATTCCATTCAAAGTCCACGCTGTCATTTAGCGGCCAGCTACGGATGTCTGTCGCACCCGGAGACGTCCCGACCGCGTATTGAATGCCCAGCAGGTCTGTTTCCGGATCGTATGGCAATTTTGTTAGATACATACCAATTCTGTCATACCCGATCATAGCCTGCATTCTTCCCACATTGGGGCCCGTCGTATCCCTGGCTTTCAGAGGACCAATCGAGTAGATCTCGCTTGACATGCCTGCATTGTTCAAGGCTCTCACATGGATGAAGACTTCCGTGTCATAATCAGGCAACATCGGTCCGAAGTACTCAGCCTGCAAGTCCATTGTTTCTCTTGCTGCATATGGTGTGAACTCTTCTATCGAAGCGGCCACTGAATCCGTTATGATATACTCATAGCGCATCAAACCCGATTCCGAATCAGTTGATTCTGACCAGTACGCATTAACTTTGGGTGTTGCAGAATCAGTCCAGGATTCTTTTTCATCTGAGCTTATATTTAAAGGTGGTACAGTTTCAAGTACCGGATCAACGGGTGTCGTATAACCATACAGGTACATTGGCATTATGAATGGAGCGGCCACAAACGTAATTCCGGGATCAGTGGGTGGCGTGCTATCGTAAATAACTGCAGCCGGTGACTCAAACGGATCACTCACTGCTCCGGCACCATTTATTACACGCACGCTAACATAGTAAGGGGCACCCTCCACCATATTCAGGAAGCGCGTATTGCCAACCATTTCAGATGAAGGCATGTACGCATAAAAGTTTCTTTCACCCTGCAATTCCGTCCATTCCACAATATCAGTGGCTCCCTTTGTTGAACCAACTGCATATTCATAAGTGGAAATCCCGGTTTCAGAATCGTGAGCCAATACTTGCATCCTGATACTGCTTGGGTCACTCGTCCAGTATCTGTCAACATCCTGAAGTTCAAAACCAAAGGGGCTACCGTCAGAAATGGGCACCAGCATTGATGATGTCGTTTTTTCATAGAAAGAGCTCAGGTACAGCGTTGGCTTATCTGGCCTCAGTTGCGTTACCGGCAGTACGTCAGTACCCTTGCCGGTCGTATTTCCACCCGGTCCCACATCCACATCAAATATTGCACGGCGAATGGCGGTATTCCCGGCATATCCCCTTACACGGACACCAAAATTGATTGTACGCGTGTTGTAAAATTCTATTTCAGCCTGACTTGGGTTTGCTGATCTTGGGTGTGCCCGTTTGTATGGATAAATTGTGATTGAATTGTTTTCTCCAACCGAGAGATAATCATTAATACCCACCGAAATGTCTGTGTCATCCTCAAATTGTTTTACATCAATGCTATTCTCTACAATACCCACAGGATGAGTGGCATTCCAATCAATGGCAGTAGTATTGTAGAATCGTTCATAAGAGTGTACCGGCCTGCTCGGGTCCACTGTGACACCGGTTATCTGTGGTGGAACGAGTTCATCCGATAATTCAGCCAGTCGAAGCTGATAGGCATCTATATCGCTTGGTTCAGATGTACCATCAGGATTCACTGATTGATTCCAGCTAACATAGTTATCGAGAATGTTGTACAAAATCGCTGTAAGAGATGCTTTGTTTGTGTAAAACTGATCCAGAATTTGAGTGAAGTTTTTATGTGCTTCGGTTAGCGATTGTTTAAGCTGATTATGAGCGGGAACAACTTCATTCACTACTGTCCTTGAAGCGGTAGAGGCGTACTCTTCCAGTCCCCATTCGTGCATATCATACCAAAAACTGTTGTTTAATCTTGCCGCTTCATCCGTGATACATGTTAAGGAGTTAGTGTTTTCACAATTTGGATTTAATAGTCTGGTATAACTCTCCCTTACATCCTGAGGACCTTGACTTGGAGGCGGAATTCGTAGAAGCATGTTCCCATCTTTATATCTTAAGAGTGCATGATACCGCTGAACCACACTATAAACCTGATTTGAATAGCTGCTATAATCACTATTTCGATTGTACAACGCAGAATTAAAATTGCTGTTGAGTGTCTGAATTCCTGATTGTATTAAACTACTATTATTTATTACCGTAGTTCTTAGATTTCTTGCCCAGTTCCATTCCAGCCATCTCATATTGGCTTCATTGGCATAATATTTTTCCATTAAGTTGAGGACATGAGCATACTGTTCGGCAAGTACATTTACTCCCGGTATGACAGTGGCTTTTTCACCATCTGATTGTGCCGGTTCGAAATCAGTTGCCAAAAGACCATGCATTTCGGCAAGATTTTGTTCAACAGCAGCTATGCTTTCTCTGAACTGTTGATCCAGTTTATCAATTTCTTCTTTAAGATCTTCAGTAACCTGAGATTGATTGGCAGCAAGGGTTCCATCTACCTGAAAGGATGGAGCTGCCTGAACATTGGTGGAGGGAACAGGCCGGTACACATTTGAAACCGGTGATTCGCTCATCGCATTCATCAAATCATCGAACTGATTTTCGGCTTCATTCAGAAACTCAATAGATGTTTCGAGCCCTGTTGCCAATCTGGGATTTACTTGATCTGATAAGTTTGATGCAACCGTAATGGCTTGTTCCAGATTAACCTTTGCGATATCAGGCGATAGTAGTTCGTGGCTATTCAAATTCTGATGGCTTCTGGGAGCTAAAAGAACATTGTTTATGAGATTGTCAAACTGGGTTGGAATTGTGTTAAACTGAGTCCTTTCAACATTATCCTGAATTCTTCCATAAATAATGTTTCGCTCCTGAAGTGTTGAAGCATAGATGTTGGCTCCCGCCTTTCGTACATCTTCGTCACTATAGTCAAAACCTTGAAAAGGTGGAGGCTGATTCAGCGCATCCTTGGCTGCCTGTATCTGATTTCTCATCTCTTCAATTTTTGCCCTGAACTGGTCTCGCTGAGCCTTGGCCTTTGAAATGAGATCATTATGGCTGCCGGGCCCGATTCCACCACTAATGCCATCGTCTCGTATGGAAGCCCAGGCAGACAGACACGCTTTGTCTATCCAAAGATCGACACATCCCTTGATCGCAGCATATAATTCAAAACCTATCGGCTGATACACAACAAAAGCAGCTTTTGCCTCAACTTCAATACAGATAAAAGCGCATGCACTTGCTTCAAATACTACATATGCTCCAAAAGGCATGCTGAAATTGGGATCTGTGATCAGCCAGACAGAACCGGTAACCTGACTTTTAACCGAAATGACGGGAATACCAACTTCAAAACCGACGCTGACTTCAACCAGGAATCCCATATTGGCTGCCAAAAATTCACCGTCCCCCTCAAGGATTCCACCCATTACAGAAAAATCGATGTCCCCTATAATACCCCAAAGGTTTTCAGGCGTTTCTTCTTTCAGGAAAAATTCAATCGTTCCGCTTCCGCTAACCGCACCCGGTATATTCATATTCACAGCAACACCACCCATCATAAAGAACGGATCTCTCTGCATTCCAAAGTAAAAGGATGCATCAACCCTTGCCCTGGCAATGCCCTCTCCATCCATCTGTAATACCGTACCGCGGGCATCCATATAAAAGTTTTTGTTAGTGATACGCAAGAAAGTTGACCCTTCAATCATATAATTACTCGCGCCACCCGCAATTCCCATGCTTGCGTAGAGCATCACTGCAAACTGTATGTCGTCCCTCTCAGGAAGTGCATCCGGGCTCACCAGATTGTATCCGAAACCCGCCAGAGCTGTTTCAACCATTTGCAAATCTTCAGTATCCGGCCGGTAAAAGAACCCGCCTCCTGCACCCGTCAGATCAATCACTCCCGGAACAATTGGAATTCCTACGCTGGATGAGACAGCTACAAAAAGGCCGTAACTTGACTCTCCTCCAATGCTTGCAAACTTACCTGCAACCATAGCACTGGCCGTTGTTCCGCCAAGATTAAATGTGGCAGTTGCAGCTGCACGCAGAAGAAAATTCTGGTTTTCATCCTTCATGTAATTAAGACTGGCAGTCATGGTGAAAAACTCATCGATATTCACGATAAAACCTTCAATTGACAGTAATTTTTCGCCATCCGTCGTCTCGTACATAAACACGCTCTGAACCCCGGCCTTGAATCCGGAATCACTGTTTGCATCGGCACCGATTGATAACTCCAGGGCGGCATTATCACTGCTTCCTTCAACTCCCACCGGGCAAGGGCCGAAACAGAGAAGTTCTACAACGGAGATTTGCTTACCCGGAACCTCATCTGAGTTTGTATCAATCTCGTCAGGGCCTTTCTTGGATGTATCCTTCAGCGTAATTTGCTCTCCCTGTGGGTTGGATATATAGTGAAACTGGCCAAGAGACAGGCTTGCAATTCCCAAAATATCAATAGAACCGGTTCCGGACAGATTACCCACGTCGGATACTCCCTCCTGATTAACCGTAAAACCCTGGTAGCCGAGGCTTCCGCTCAGGCCTGACAGGTTCAGGCTGGCCGTACCATTAAAAGTTACTTCAAACCCGCTTTCGGATGCAGTAACCTGATCAAAATTGACGGCGACGGTAAGTACATTCACGTCAAAAGAAAAACCGACATTGCCCGTTACATTAAACTCAACAGGCTGTTGCTGGCCGGGATAAATACCAATTCCGGGATTGCCTGGAAAGCTCGAATCCTCTCCAAAATAGAGGATGGGATCTGTTTTACCATTCTGTACAACGACCGCATTGGCATATATTCCCGATTGACTCCAGTCATACGGATCAATATCAGCTCCAATTTTTTTCAGCTGAAAATATCCAAACTCACCCAGCGCAAATTGCTGATTAAGATCAAATTGAGGTTCACCGATATCTACCACAACCTGATCAGCGGAATCCCTGTAGATACTGATTGTCGACATAGCGGAACTGCTTACAGGTGCAGGTAATGTGACGGATAAATCGGCGTCGAGCTGCAATCCGTTGTTATTTACAAGTGAGAGGGATTCCAATGAGATATAATTTTCAATCAGATCGATGCTGCCTGTATTAAAACTGCCGAATTGAAACCCGCCATCTGTATCAAGAAGTAAATTTTCGTAGTCGATATCAGTTTGCAGAAATGTTACCGTTCCGGTTGAAGAAGAGATTCCCAGTGTACGGCCACTTAATACAATTGTCGGTTGATTGATGACTCCGGAGAATGCACCGTCAAAAAGTGAAAATGTCTGATCCTGAAGAGATCCGGCTACACCCCCCAAATCAAAATGGAGAGAAGGATTGGAGTTCAGATCGTTAATGCCGATTTCAAGATCGGTGATACTGATATCCAGCGGTTCTCCCAGAATACGTTCAAATGATACAATTCCATTGATCGAGAAGTAAAACTGAGTGGCATCCGAGTAAATACCGAAACCGTTATGCTGATCGGGCGTTAATGATGCCTGTCCAAAGTTCAATTCATCTGCCAGGCTACCCGGATCTATGTTAAAAGTCCATTCACCTGCTGTGTAGGACGACGTAAAGAAAAGAGGCATGTCGCCCGCCGATTCATCAATTACCAGGCTGCTTGACAGTGTTCCTGATATTCCCATACTGGTGCTTCCAATTTCCAGCTGCAGACCTAGCAGGGAAGCTTCAAAGATATCCGTTTCCATACTCTGATCTATCGTACCGGAGTGTGAAAATGTATAGAGCGGTATTATCGAAGGATTATAGGAGGTTGAATATGTACCGACTTCTACAATTCCGGATTCCAGGCCGGTTTCTGAAATCACAACACTTGCAGTGACATCGGCGTTGTTCAACACAGCGGGCAGATCAGCTTTTATGTCCGCGTAGAGCCTCATACCTGACCCCCTGTTTGCATATTCCAAACTCGTAATGCTGAGGGGCAAATTTACCATAGACTCCAGGTCTACATTGCTCTGCAAAGTTATGGAACCCCCTGTAATATTGTAGGCATCGTCGGTTGTCACATCAAACTCAATGTCAACCGCTACGGGGTCGTTGTTACTGTCGCGAACAGATGCTAGTACCAGCTCCAATGGTGTTCCGTTCGTTTGAACCACATAGCCTCCTCCCGATTCATTTTGTGAAAGGTCAACCAAAAGGTTGCCTTGGTCATCTTTTATATCGACATATGCAACATTTTCTGACGGCAGCAGAAGCCTGTCGGGAAGGAATGTAAGCACATCGGCGCCCAGGCTGAAGCCAGACTGATCGAGAATGGCCAAAGGTTCTGCAGCTGGTTCCGGACCGGAATCATCAAAGAATTCAGCTCTCCCGGCAACAACACCAAAACCCTCAGCAGAGACTGTAAAACCATCTGAATACTCTACTTGAAGCGGACCATAATCCTGGCCGCCAAATCGGATTGCAGAAGTGGATGAACCTGTCAATGATAGCCCAGCCTGATTGATCTCGAAACCTGATAAAAGATCAATCCTTATCGAGTTATCCGAAAGTGGTGTAGTATCGATATCTCTGATACTCAGGGAGAAGGGTGAAAGTCCAACATTAAACGATAATGCTGTATTAACATTAGCCGAGCCGCTCTTAACTGAAAACGGTTCGAAACCGAAAAGCAAATCATTAAACTGAATATCAGCCGATAAACCCTCATCCGTACCAACAGTCCCTGAACCCTGAAGCATCAGGCCTGTCGAATCGAGCACAGCCTGGTTTACGGTAAAATCAAGCAGTGGTTCGGATACACTGTAGGGAAAGTTCAGACCAAAAGGCTGATTAACGGTGAGAGATCCATCCCCAATCTTTCCCGTCATAAGATCAAGCGTCATCGAGCCGGTAACTGACACATCTGTTTGTCCATCATCTGCCGGCAATTCTGCAATTACTGTACCTGAAACTTCAGCTCTTTGTGAATTTTCAGAAACGAAAAGGTTCAGGTTGGTCGATGATGCCCGAACTTTAACCGGCCCAAGACCCAGATAACCGCATGGTTGAATATTGGCAACGGAACCTTCGAAGTATCTGCTTTCAACCAGATTCAAACTGAATTCGGGATTCGTAACACAAGATTGAGGGTCATCTACGGTAAACCCGGGCAGGTCACCTAGCTCTCCATCAACGGTTATAGAGACGAGATGCTCAGGGTTTGCCTGGTCGTCAGATTTTTCAAGAACGCCTTCAATTCGGTTGACCCAAATTGTAGGGCTTTCCGGTGCGTCAGGTGACAGGTCGATCTCAACGCCACCCAGTGGCTCAAATGGTGTTATACTTCCTGACAGGAACCCGTCGTTGCTGATTGACACATCTCGAAACGTAAACCCATCTGGCGGATTGAAGCCTGTACCCTCGAATTCAGGAAGCTTCAATTGAAAATCCATTGAGATATTTGGGTTAAATCCGTCAGGGCTGTCCCAGTTAAACACGAATGTTTCGGATGATTGCAGAACAATCGGTTTGAATGCAAATCCTGCCAGATTGAATTCCGGTAAATTAAGCCCGGGTATACTGCTTTCATTGATATTTTGCGGAGGAATGTGGATTCCATCATTCCTGATTTCAGTCCCCAGAAGCGGGAAGTTAAATGGCTCTCCGGATACAGGATTAACAGTCAGGTCCAGATCAAGAGAAATTGCGAATTCAAACCCGTTTTCATCGGAGTAATTGAATACCGGAAGTGAAACAATTGAATATAGATCGATTCCGAAAACCCCGAAATCAATTCCAACATCTTCATTAAAATCCAATCCACTAAAACCTGTGACATCGAAGGTATTTTCTGTAATTCTGAGGCTTAAATCCGCACCATTATCACTAATTCCATCACTATTTATCTCAAGCCCTCCAGCGATATTGAAATCATAAACAGGTGTTGAAAAAGCTTCCGGAATTTGAAAAGTACCGGTAACCTGGTCAATTCGTAATTGAACAGTGTTATCAGGCAGAAGTGAAATTCTTTGGTTTAACTGCGCAAGAGACAGATTGGCGCGCAGATAACCGTCATTTTGAAAATAGAACTCAGCTGTTTGGTCTGATGAATTTACAGTTTCATCAAAGAGATGAAGATTTCCGAGTAAATAAAACGCAGTTAACGGATTTCCATCTACCATCCGGGTTCCAAAAAATACCTGTTCCACCGTCAACGGAACATTTCTGTCATTCAGATCAAATAGTGAATTATCTGTGGGCACATCCGCATATATAGTTCCTTCAAGAACCTGTGGATTTGTTGGATCAGCCGATATCACAACGTTTTGAAGTGTTATATCGGAAAGTACGGGCGGATCTGCAGGATTTAGTGCAGGTACATAAATCGAAAGAGGTTCATTTGGAATTGATGCCAAAACATAATTGCCATCCTCATTTTCGGTAACATTAACCAAAAGCTGATCATCTCTCCTGAGTTCAAGATATGCAATGCTTTCACTTGGCAATGGCAGCACGTCCGGAATGAGAAGATCAGCAAAGAAACCCGGAGCAGGATGAAAGCCGTCCGGGTCCAGATATGCAAACACAGAACCCTGATATAGAAGGTTAGCCCGACCGCTGCCTACTTTAAACGGAAACAGACTTAAACTAAAATCATCTGAAAATTCAACAACCGTAAGATCTCCATAACTTTCACCTGCATAGTTAACAATTGCATTTCCGTCACCCGACACAGTCATTCCGGAACTGTCGATAATGATAGTACCTCCCAACTCAACATATATACCAGGGTCATCGGTAAATTCACTGCCAACTTCAACAGCTTTAAAGTTTACCGTATTCTCCACCGGATCAATACCTCCGGCAAGCGCGAATGATTCATCAAATATGATACGCCCGCTCGTAATTTGTAGCGTCTCTAAGTCAATTTGCAGGTTATCAAAAGTTGTGCCGATTGTAGTGTCGTTTTCAAGCAGCAGTTCATTTCTGCCATCAATATTTAGACCGTTTTCATCAAGGCTGGCACTACTAATACGGAAAACCATAACCGGCTCATCTTCAGTGGGTATATACCAATCGAAAGGTTCATCCATATCAAAACTTACCGATAGAAACTCTCCTGAAATGAGATCCAGAGCAAATGTCCCCTCAAATGAAGAGCCATTCAAAAAGTTAATTTCAGCATCAGCTAGTAAGACTGCCTCTTGAGGGTTTAAATCATCTTTTGAGAACTCAATTCTTGAATCAGTCACGATAGCTGATAATGGCCCGATCTGTACTTCACAATCAGGCACAACATTTTCCACTACTCCGTTTAACCCGCCCGCAATATTAAGACTGCTTACATCAACCAACCCCGATTCGTTTGTATCACAAATGAAAGGTTCACTGAGTTGAAGGTTTCCGTCAATATTGACTTCCGTCAGAGTC
Coding sequences within:
- a CDS encoding tetratricopeptide repeat protein — protein: MLSNYSGAAAQNILPYEVSAGILSFEEGQYYQAVQQLENAVSKYPMRIEPHVYLASAYLAIEDHTAAINAAEKGLVNFPGNIRLKLVIAEGFYRSGDDRAINEYLTILDMLENNQDLETEHGITQNQVRTTIGNVYQGMANEAYQDGRSQEALNLYYKAREYSPDNISIHNNLAYILFENGRLEESLEVLMQANERFPGAEQLSVLRGQIYNELNDSEKLLDVYSELYRDYPENLDYAIIYGQLLMSNNQAQKANLLFETLISENPGEKKLYDLLIRMNEQRYDYGGKRNVLKMQRRAFPDDRLVAEELAETHILIEEFEEARAIYDSLAVHDQSEKYHVMIARSWVFEEDFDAALQKYRFVIAEFGESQDLLIDTAQLHRILDQSSDAVDLLIKADSLGPKEELKVQIADLLVSQGVHSQARPYLNELFQSRYDSYATFYMNKISDKDLSRQELLETYRVILRDMITLYGDLFEENTDKVSQRVNNIGPVLPEIFQKDPVLEILENSLNDVFTSMSGHFNFIENIQIIEYALLTHPESAILHYQKGLMAFNDSKPMIALGSFKKAVEYGANDYNLYFQMGEIYHELGETKNAILSFEQTRTLNPQFAKAYSQLIDVSQKANQLDILCDRWLMEYKTDKTNDVFNEHLIEALHKADRFEEATQILRDDDSR
- a CDS encoding fibronectin type III domain-containing protein, with product MMRSNMPELNLLRIFTLFSSIILLAFVDAVQAQFTPDGDIHAVVRADGRAFIYHGEEIPLSHGFNVYRKIEDAEWVLLTDEPIYPVINGYEFERQLGETYSLLSDLLNTDSPQSAFLRLRSNSQTGLLASFTMPEVAQAVGRLYIDEEAPLGQTASYRFEIVDDLERPIGQVIEGRAALNPLYPPAPENPEIEHEGSRVTARWSYVPATNQDSRNVIRFQIFYETEENGPVKAHTSFIARTDQQTDYLYSFDVPETDIEYTFSIHAIDFTGQLSEPSERITVAITNNIAPDRIANVRAESTDDHLAFVTWPVSPSLRLEGYNIYRARNDEEVYAQINETLMEPLQTVFVDSTVEPGTQYRYSITAVDSLGNESERSNPAHVLIIDYRIPDPVSVFESRIMQDGAVSLNWNTTEVPAGLRNYLLLRRQIQPQSGISFTQVNSGPLTDTTFVDRGIGGQFFTEGATYEYGISVASNNGSYSDTVYTEITIPDITPPEPPTLFRLAMEDGQRVGITWNASEDTDVTEYVLYRNHIESGRDTLLSAFSTGTRYFRDEMVRIGESYEYRISAVDSLGNQSEFRSDSITTQLKHPPAPVRNVQVAYMNNSVKVVWEDSDSGQVAGYKIYKAEVATGIFEYVGEVAADSREFIDEEGNAGFWYKVFPVDSSGREARTAKATQAIEIASRAF